The following are encoded in a window of Coleofasciculus sp. FACHB-1120 genomic DNA:
- a CDS encoding GNAT family N-acetyltransferase, with product MLIRSATPADVPSVLPMVAKICALHEAWDSAKYGFLPNPELRYEKWLGRMASSASLDAPPQRDRNIFLVAEAENKQVVAFLVATVEREIPIYRLQEYAFIHDLWVEEEYRQAGIAKAMVMRAIERFNSIGVKQIRLDTTVANEAARRLFSSCGFRLSTIEMLIELG from the coding sequence ATGCTTATTCGTTCTGCTACACCGGCTGACGTGCCATCTGTCCTCCCAATGGTTGCCAAGATTTGTGCCTTGCATGAAGCTTGGGATTCGGCAAAGTATGGATTCTTGCCGAATCCAGAGTTGCGTTATGAGAAGTGGTTGGGTAGGATGGCGTCTAGTGCATCGCTGGATGCGCCACCGCAACGCGATCGCAATATCTTCCTAGTCGCTGAGGCTGAAAATAAGCAAGTGGTGGCGTTTCTGGTAGCGACGGTAGAACGGGAAATCCCCATTTACCGTTTACAGGAATATGCTTTTATTCACGACCTCTGGGTTGAAGAGGAATATCGCCAAGCTGGAATTGCGAAGGCGATGGTGATGCGAGCGATTGAACGCTTTAACTCAATTGGAGTCAAACAAATTCGCCTCGATACGACTGTTGCTAACGAGGCGGCGAGGCGATTATTCTCTTCCTGTGGCTTTCGGCTCAGTACGATAGAAATGCTGATTGAATTAGGCTGA